ATGTCCTAAGCAAGACGCAGGGACTGACTCACCGCAAGATCCAGAAGCCGGCGACGGCCGGTGAGCTGAGCCTCGCCATTCGGCAAGTGCTCGTTACGCACCTGCGGATTCGCCGACCAGAAGTCGCTAGCATCGTGCGGGATACGAAGCAATTGCACGTCAACACGCAGCCGATGCAGGAACTTCTGCGCACAGCTGAAGATCCAGAATGCGAGCTTGAGGATCTGGCTCGCATCGTTTCCCAGCACCCGACTGCCGTAGCCACCATATTGCAGGTCGTGAACACCGCATTTTATGGAACGCTAGGAGATGTGGATACGATAGAGGAGGCGTTGCAGATTCTCGGAATGGATTTTGTCCGTAACCTAGCCATTACCGAACTAGCGAAAAAGCAGCTTCGACTTAGCCCGGGACTACACGAACTAGCCAACGCCATCCTTCAGCATTCCATCGAAACGAGCCAATATGGGTTGCGTATGAAATCCATGGTAAAGAATGTTCGCCTGATCCAGCAGTTAAGCAGCATCGCGCTTTTGCACGATTTGGGTAAGCTTGTCTTGCTGGCGTCCAAAGGCAACGACTACGCAGACCTCATGGGGCAGTCGGTCGATTCCAACACTCCCTGTTGGATGTTGGAGCGGGAAAACTACGGCTGCGATCACGCGGCGGTAGGAGGCTTTCTTTTCGCTATGTGGGGCTTGCCGGAAGTGATCGTTCGTTCTGTGACATGGCACCATCAGCCCGAAAAGGTTGCGGAAGACGGTTTTTGTTCCACCTCGTTGCTTCA
This genomic interval from Pelagicoccus albus contains the following:
- a CDS encoding HDOD domain-containing protein, which gives rise to MNNGSEARSDLDASDFGLGGFMSSVGKKVVSVLVVDGDHRFLDSIRSAPVFHQPGWVVRIAPSADAAESAVKEARADVFVVGGSLPDSDAVSLLKKLKELSPNSLRFLLYSDAEKDVLSKTQGLTHRKIQKPATAGELSLAIRQVLVTHLRIRRPEVASIVRDTKQLHVNTQPMQELLRTAEDPECELEDLARIVSQHPTAVATILQVVNTAFYGTLGDVDTIEEALQILGMDFVRNLAITELAKKQLRLSPGLHELANAILQHSIETSQYGLRMKSMVKNVRLIQQLSSIALLHDLGKLVLLASKGNDYADLMGQSVDSNTPCWMLERENYGCDHAAVGGFLFAMWGLPEVIVRSVTWHHQPEKVAEDGFCSTSLLHFANYAAHCNSGVSCYCGDRLNEELAERLGLSPEFAYEFE